In the genome of Parafrankia discariae, one region contains:
- a CDS encoding mycofactocin-coupled SDR family oxidoreductase, which yields MGKLDGKVAFITGAARGQGRSHALRLAREGADIIAVDLCAQMDSVPYPMATPDDLEQTVKEVGETGRRIVARQADVRDVVALGKAFQDGVAELGPVDIVLANAGIGPGGAASEEEQWADVVGVNLTGVWNTGRVAIPSMVERGRGGAIVLTSSTGGLVGVGIPTAGFLGYTAAKHGVVGLMRSWANYLAPHSIRVNSVAPTTVKTPMAANGDLSVITAGSPELARVLANAMPVDAVDPLDVSNAIAWLVSDDARYVTGTVVPVDAGQLNKR from the coding sequence ATGGGAAAGCTTGACGGCAAGGTCGCGTTCATCACCGGCGCGGCGCGGGGCCAGGGTCGCAGTCATGCGTTGCGGTTAGCGCGGGAGGGCGCTGACATCATCGCGGTGGACCTGTGTGCCCAGATGGATTCGGTGCCCTACCCGATGGCGACTCCGGACGACCTCGAGCAGACCGTGAAGGAGGTCGGGGAGACGGGGCGGCGGATCGTGGCGCGGCAGGCCGACGTCCGTGACGTGGTGGCGCTGGGGAAGGCGTTTCAGGATGGTGTCGCCGAGCTGGGTCCGGTCGACATCGTGCTGGCGAACGCCGGTATCGGGCCGGGTGGGGCGGCGAGCGAGGAAGAGCAGTGGGCGGACGTCGTCGGGGTCAACCTGACGGGGGTGTGGAACACCGGGCGGGTGGCGATCCCGTCGATGGTCGAGCGGGGCCGGGGTGGGGCGATCGTGCTGACCAGTTCGACGGGTGGGCTGGTCGGGGTGGGTATCCCGACGGCGGGGTTTTTGGGGTACACCGCGGCCAAGCACGGTGTCGTCGGGCTGATGCGGTCGTGGGCGAACTATCTGGCGCCGCACAGCATCCGGGTGAACAGTGTCGCCCCGACCACGGTGAAGACGCCGATGGCCGCGAACGGGGATCTGTCGGTGATCACGGCGGGGTCCCCGGAGCTGGCCCGGGTGCTGGCCAACGCGATGCCGGTCGACGCGGTGGACCCGCTGGACGTCTCGAACGCCATCGCCTGGCTGGTCTCGGACGACGCCCGGTACGTGACCGGCACCGTCGTCCCGGTCGACGCCGGCCAGCTCAACAAGCGGTAA
- a CDS encoding carboxymuconolactone decarboxylase family protein: protein MAARRECGYLWAQHLFAGRAAGLTDEATARVAYGPTAPFLTPVENALIRASDEVLDSGVVARATWDALTAELDVKQLLDVIFTVGCFATIKAFMNSVEIDVDPKIPDLLAR from the coding sequence GTGGCGGCACGCCGTGAGTGTGGCTACCTGTGGGCGCAGCATCTGTTCGCGGGCCGGGCCGCGGGGCTCACCGATGAGGCGACGGCACGCGTGGCCTACGGCCCGACGGCTCCCTTCCTCACCCCGGTGGAGAACGCGCTGATCCGGGCCTCCGACGAGGTGCTCGACAGTGGCGTCGTCGCCCGTGCGACCTGGGATGCGCTCACCGCCGAGCTGGATGTGAAGCAGCTGCTTGATGTCATCTTCACGGTGGGTTGTTTCGCGACCATCAAAGCCTTCATGAACTCGGTCGAGATCGACGTCGACCCGAAGATCCCGGACCTGCTGGCCCGATGA
- a CDS encoding helix-turn-helix domain-containing protein: MDGFELFQLGRRLMKLGEQAIPEMGLHRMSGPTRAVVFDVFGNPDSSISEITARVRFPQSQVSACVARLREVGALETVSDPRDRRRTLVRPSAEALRRAQDRPSAPIDDTLAAAIGSTDPADIRRVRDALEVLAGLLDRRGPAAGVPSDPGAAGTP; the protein is encoded by the coding sequence ATGGACGGATTCGAGCTCTTCCAGTTGGGTCGCAGGCTGATGAAGCTTGGCGAGCAGGCGATCCCGGAGATGGGGCTCCACCGGATGTCCGGTCCGACGCGCGCGGTCGTGTTCGACGTCTTCGGGAACCCCGACAGCTCGATCTCGGAGATCACCGCGCGGGTCAGGTTCCCGCAGAGCCAGGTCTCGGCGTGCGTCGCCCGGTTGCGCGAGGTCGGGGCCCTGGAGACCGTCAGCGACCCCCGCGACCGTCGCAGGACACTCGTCCGTCCCTCGGCCGAGGCGCTGCGCCGTGCCCAGGACCGGCCCTCGGCGCCCATCGACGACACCCTCGCCGCCGCGATCGGCAGCACCGACCCGGCCGACATCCGGCGGGTGAGAGACGCGCTCGAGGTCCTGGCCGGGCTCCTCGACCGGCGCGGACCCGCCGCCGGTGTGCCCTCCGACCCCGGCGCCGCGGGCACGCCCTGA
- a CDS encoding ABC transporter ATP-binding protein, producing the protein MLIRLLLRYARPYRRATALVAILQLVQTAAALHLPDLSADVIDKGVLTGDTGHIWRVGGVMIAVSLVQLLCAIAAAVLAARVATYLARDMRASLFGHVQSFSSTELHLFGAPSLIVRTTNDITQIQVLVQITLAFMITAPIMCVGGVVFALGQDVPLSLLLVVIAPLLGAAILVILRRMTPLSATQQSTTDSVNRIMREQITGLRVVRAFVQEDHEHARFAAVNTLLTDVSVRAGQLMALMYPLATAVASLAGVAVVWFGALRIDSGAIGVGTLSAFLGYVMQILGAAIMATYLLRMLPRAEVCAGRVREVLGTASTVVPPARAVPPATALPPATAVPALTRRTHVELRGVEFRYPGAEATVLSDVNITAGPGETVAIIGSTGSGKSTLLSLIPRLADTSEGTVLVGGVDVRALDRALLSRMIGYVPQRPFLFSGTVATNLRYGDPEATDDELWRALDIAQARAFVDALPEGLDAPVSQGGTNLSGGQRQRLAIARALVGRPEVYLFDDSFSALDNATDARLRAALARETAESVVVIVAQRVNTIRGADRIVVLDEGRVVGVGTHHALLAGNATYREIVLSQMTEAEAA; encoded by the coding sequence GTGCTGATTCGCCTGCTGCTGCGCTACGCGCGTCCGTACCGACGGGCCACAGCTCTGGTGGCCATCCTCCAACTCGTCCAGACCGCGGCGGCGCTCCACCTTCCCGACCTGAGCGCCGACGTGATCGACAAGGGTGTCCTGACCGGCGACACCGGCCACATCTGGCGGGTCGGCGGTGTCATGATCGCGGTGTCCCTGGTGCAGCTCCTGTGCGCGATCGCCGCCGCGGTGCTGGCGGCCCGGGTGGCGACGTACCTGGCGCGTGACATGCGCGCCTCGCTGTTCGGCCACGTGCAGTCCTTCTCCTCGACCGAACTGCACCTCTTCGGCGCTCCGTCGCTGATCGTCCGGACAACCAACGACATCACGCAGATCCAGGTCCTCGTGCAGATCACCCTCGCGTTCATGATCACAGCACCGATCATGTGCGTCGGCGGCGTCGTCTTCGCACTCGGCCAGGACGTCCCGCTGTCGCTCCTGCTCGTCGTGATCGCCCCGCTGCTGGGCGCGGCGATCCTGGTCATCCTGCGCCGCATGACACCGCTGTCAGCCACGCAGCAGAGCACGACGGACTCGGTGAACCGCATCATGCGTGAGCAGATCACGGGGCTGCGTGTCGTCCGGGCCTTCGTCCAGGAGGACCACGAACACGCGCGCTTCGCCGCGGTCAACACCCTGCTCACCGACGTGTCCGTACGGGCCGGCCAGCTCATGGCTCTGATGTACCCGCTGGCGACCGCGGTCGCGAGCCTCGCCGGCGTCGCCGTCGTGTGGTTCGGCGCGTTGCGCATCGACTCCGGGGCGATCGGCGTCGGGACGCTGTCGGCGTTCCTCGGCTACGTCATGCAGATCCTCGGAGCGGCCATCATGGCCACCTACCTGCTGCGCATGCTCCCCCGGGCGGAGGTCTGCGCCGGACGCGTCCGCGAGGTGCTCGGCACCGCGAGCACCGTCGTCCCACCCGCCAGAGCCGTGCCGCCCGCCACAGCCCTCCCGCCCGCCACAGCGGTGCCGGCTCTCACCCGGCGCACGCACGTCGAGCTGCGTGGCGTGGAATTCCGGTATCCGGGCGCGGAGGCGACCGTGCTCAGTGATGTGAACATCACCGCGGGCCCCGGCGAGACAGTCGCGATCATCGGCAGCACCGGCAGCGGCAAGAGCACCCTGCTCAGCCTGATCCCCCGGCTGGCCGACACGTCCGAGGGCACGGTCCTGGTGGGCGGCGTCGACGTACGCGCGCTCGACCGGGCGCTGCTGAGCCGGATGATCGGCTATGTCCCGCAGCGGCCCTTCCTGTTCTCCGGAACCGTCGCCACGAATCTGCGTTACGGCGACCCCGAGGCCACCGACGACGAGCTGTGGCGGGCCCTCGACATCGCCCAGGCCCGGGCGTTCGTCGACGCGCTCCCCGAAGGTCTGGACGCGCCGGTCTCGCAGGGCGGCACGAATCTCTCCGGCGGCCAGCGCCAGCGGCTCGCCATCGCACGCGCCCTGGTCGGGCGGCCGGAGGTGTACCTGTTCGACGACTCCTTCTCCGCCCTCGACAACGCGACCGACGCGCGGCTGCGGGCGGCGCTGGCTCGCGAGACGGCGGAGTCGGTGGTCGTCATCGTGGCCCAGCGGGTGAACACGATCCGCGGTGCCGACCGCATCGTCGTGCTCGACGAGGGACGGGTGGTCGGCGTCGGCACCCACCACGCGCTGCTCGCAGGGAACGCGACCTACCGCGAGATCGTGCTGTCACAGATGACCGAGGCGGAGGCGGCGTGA
- a CDS encoding ABC transporter ATP-binding protein, whose product MSRNRATRNRATRGLGAAAGGPRRPDRSADSRGTVRRVWQTISRQRGLLVGTTVSGVASVILTASGPWLLGRATNLVVEGTLGRQPDAARPPAGVTDGAAAAGSGIDFDAVGRVLLCATAVYVAAGLCAVVQAWTANLAVQRVTRQLREDVAIKISRVPVSYFDRQRRGEILSRVTNDIDNLGQSLQQVFGQFVIPLFSIAGMLAAMFWISWLLALISLVTAPLSLVAVAALGKRAQPFFLEQWKQTGRLNSHVEEMYTGHALVKAFGRDQQAMDVFMESNDELTGATYRAQAVSSAIQPAMMFMSNLNYVLIAVVGGVRVAAGALTIGDIQAFIQYSRQYSQPLAFLASMAGTVQSGAASAERVFEILDAPEESPDPVEANQPASTVTGQVAFENVSFRYTPDKPLIENLSLTAEPGHTIAIVGPTGAGKTTLVNLLMRFYDVGEGHITLDGVDIATMARARLRSRVGMVLQDTWLFSGTIAENIAYGARGATRDEIVAAATAAHADRFIRTLPDGYDTMIEDEDSGLSAGEKQLLTIARAFLARPAILILDEATSSVDTRTEVLIQEAMARLREGRTAFVIAHRLSTIRDADTIVVMEDGAIVEQGTHDHLLHADGAYTRLYAAQFADAAARVGSD is encoded by the coding sequence GTGAGCCGGAATCGCGCCACCCGGAATCGCGCCACCCGGGGCCTCGGCGCCGCGGCGGGCGGCCCGCGCCGGCCCGACAGGTCCGCGGACTCCCGCGGCACCGTGCGCCGGGTGTGGCAGACGATATCCCGGCAGCGAGGACTGCTCGTGGGCACGACCGTCTCCGGTGTCGCCAGTGTCATCCTGACCGCGTCCGGCCCATGGCTGCTCGGCCGCGCCACCAACCTTGTCGTCGAAGGCACGCTGGGCCGCCAGCCCGACGCGGCGCGGCCTCCGGCCGGTGTCACCGACGGCGCCGCGGCAGCCGGTTCCGGCATCGACTTCGACGCGGTCGGACGGGTGCTGCTGTGCGCGACCGCGGTGTACGTGGCCGCTGGGCTGTGCGCCGTGGTGCAGGCGTGGACGGCCAACCTCGCCGTGCAGCGGGTCACCCGGCAACTGCGCGAGGACGTCGCCATCAAGATTTCCCGGGTGCCTGTCTCCTATTTCGACCGCCAGCGCCGCGGCGAGATCCTCAGCCGGGTCACCAACGACATCGACAACCTCGGTCAGAGCCTCCAGCAGGTGTTCGGGCAGTTCGTCATCCCGCTGTTCAGCATCGCGGGAATGCTGGCCGCGATGTTCTGGATCTCATGGCTGCTGGCGCTGATCTCACTCGTCACCGCCCCGCTGTCCCTCGTCGCCGTGGCGGCGCTCGGCAAACGGGCCCAGCCCTTCTTCCTGGAGCAGTGGAAACAGACCGGCCGTCTCAACAGCCACGTCGAGGAGATGTACACCGGCCACGCCCTGGTCAAGGCCTTCGGGCGCGACCAGCAGGCGATGGACGTCTTCATGGAGAGCAACGACGAGCTGACCGGGGCGACCTACCGGGCGCAGGCGGTGTCGAGCGCCATCCAGCCGGCCATGATGTTCATGAGCAACCTGAACTACGTCCTCATCGCGGTCGTCGGCGGGGTGCGGGTCGCCGCCGGCGCACTGACGATCGGCGACATCCAGGCGTTCATCCAGTACTCCCGCCAGTACAGCCAGCCGCTGGCGTTCCTCGCCAGCATGGCCGGCACCGTGCAGTCCGGCGCCGCCTCGGCCGAACGGGTCTTCGAGATCCTCGACGCGCCCGAGGAGTCACCGGACCCAGTCGAGGCGAACCAGCCGGCATCGACCGTCACGGGTCAGGTCGCATTCGAGAACGTATCCTTCCGGTACACCCCGGACAAGCCACTCATCGAGAACCTGTCGCTGACCGCCGAGCCCGGTCACACCATCGCCATCGTGGGCCCGACCGGCGCGGGCAAGACCACGCTGGTCAACCTGCTCATGCGCTTCTACGACGTCGGCGAGGGTCACATCACCCTGGACGGCGTCGACATCGCCACGATGGCGCGGGCCCGCCTGCGTTCCAGAGTCGGCATGGTCCTGCAGGACACCTGGCTGTTCAGCGGAACCATCGCCGAGAACATCGCCTACGGCGCGCGGGGCGCCACCCGCGACGAGATCGTCGCCGCGGCGACGGCCGCCCACGCCGACCGGTTCATCCGAACCCTGCCCGACGGCTACGACACGATGATCGAGGATGAGGACTCCGGGCTCAGCGCCGGTGAGAAGCAGCTCCTCACCATCGCCCGGGCTTTCCTCGCCAGACCCGCGATCCTCATCCTCGACGAAGCCACCAGCTCCGTCGACACCCGAACCGAAGTTCTCATCCAGGAAGCCATGGCCCGGCTGCGGGAAGGGCGCACGGCCTTCGTCATCGCCCACCGGCTGTCCACCATCCGTGACGCGGACACGATCGTCGTCATGGAGGACGGCGCCATCGTCGAGCAGGGCACGCACGATCACCTCCTCCACGCCGACGGCGCCTACACCCGCCTGTACGCCGCGCAGTTCGCCGATGCGGCGGCCCGGGTCGGGTCGGACTGA
- a CDS encoding gluconokinase: protein MRRPSTAASSGTGVDVILGVDVGTTATKVVAFDPDGREHASARVGYPLLEPHPGEAVQDPDVIRGAVTEAIRGAARQAQDAGHRVSGLSFSAAMHTLIGIGDAGRPLTPSLTWADARAAAQAERLRAAYGLELHRRTGTPTHPMSPLAKLVWFREQDPETFAAVRRWVGIKEYVLADLCGEWLVDHSVASATGLLDLAALDWDGEALDVAGIDPARLSRLAATIEVLPRLTPAAAGALGLPAATPVVVGASDGALASLGVGAVHSGVASCSIGTSAAIRVMVDRPTVDPSGHLFCYALAPERWVVGGAINNGGLVLRWARDALAPDLEDEPAVLDVAARAPAGSDGLLMLPYLTGERAPHWDSLSRGAYVGLTRGHRREHLVRAALEGVCLQLALVAKSIRATGIEVRETRATGGFARSALWRQILTDALGMDVGFPSTREGTSFGAALLGMYALGMVENLDVAADLVRAGESHRPEAASTATYRALLPVFESLHEALVPAFRTLRDLGRPGRDTH from the coding sequence ATGAGACGGCCTTCCACAGCGGCCTCATCCGGCACCGGGGTTGACGTGATCCTCGGCGTCGACGTCGGCACGACCGCCACGAAGGTCGTGGCCTTCGACCCGGACGGTCGCGAGCACGCCAGTGCGAGGGTCGGCTATCCCCTGCTCGAGCCTCACCCCGGCGAGGCCGTGCAGGACCCCGACGTCATCAGGGGGGCGGTGACCGAGGCGATCAGAGGGGCGGCGCGGCAGGCCCAGGACGCCGGTCACCGGGTCAGCGGCCTCTCCTTCTCCGCCGCGATGCACACGCTCATCGGCATCGGCGACGCCGGCCGGCCACTGACCCCGTCACTCACCTGGGCGGATGCCCGGGCGGCGGCACAGGCCGAACGGCTGCGCGCCGCCTACGGCCTGGAGCTGCACCGCCGGACCGGCACGCCTACGCACCCGATGTCCCCGTTGGCCAAGCTCGTGTGGTTCCGCGAGCAGGACCCGGAGACCTTCGCGGCGGTGCGCCGCTGGGTGGGGATCAAGGAGTACGTCCTCGCCGACCTGTGCGGCGAGTGGCTCGTCGACCACTCGGTGGCATCCGCCACCGGGCTGCTCGACCTGGCCGCCCTCGACTGGGACGGCGAGGCACTGGACGTCGCCGGCATCGACCCGGCCCGGCTGTCCCGCCTCGCCGCGACGATCGAGGTCCTCCCCCGCCTCACCCCGGCCGCGGCCGGGGCGCTCGGGCTGCCGGCCGCGACGCCGGTGGTCGTCGGCGCGAGCGACGGGGCGCTGGCGTCGCTCGGGGTGGGAGCGGTGCACAGCGGGGTCGCGTCCTGCTCGATCGGGACGAGCGCCGCGATCCGGGTGATGGTCGACCGGCCGACCGTCGACCCGTCCGGGCACCTCTTCTGCTACGCCCTCGCACCGGAGCGCTGGGTGGTCGGCGGGGCCATCAACAACGGCGGGCTGGTGCTGCGGTGGGCACGTGACGCACTGGCACCCGACCTGGAGGACGAGCCAGCCGTGCTGGACGTCGCGGCCCGGGCCCCGGCGGGGTCCGACGGGCTGCTGATGCTGCCGTACCTGACCGGGGAGCGGGCGCCGCACTGGGACTCGCTCTCCCGCGGGGCCTACGTCGGGCTGACCCGGGGACACCGCCGCGAGCACCTCGTCCGGGCGGCACTCGAAGGGGTCTGTCTGCAGCTCGCACTGGTCGCGAAGTCCATCCGGGCCACCGGGATCGAGGTGCGCGAGACGCGGGCCACCGGCGGTTTCGCCCGCAGCGCGCTGTGGCGGCAGATCCTCACCGACGCCCTCGGCATGGACGTTGGCTTCCCCTCGACCCGTGAGGGCACGAGCTTCGGCGCGGCGCTGCTGGGCATGTACGCCCTCGGCATGGTCGAGAACCTCGACGTCGCGGCCGACCTCGTGCGGGCCGGTGAGAGCCACCGCCCCGAGGCGGCGTCCACTGCCACCTACCGCGCGCTGCTCCCGGTCTTCGAGTCGCTCCACGAGGCCCTCGTCCCGGCGTTCCGCACGCTGCGGGACCTCGGCCGGCCCGGCCGCGACACCCACTGA